One part of the Oncorhynchus kisutch isolate 150728-3 linkage group LG22, Okis_V2, whole genome shotgun sequence genome encodes these proteins:
- the sin3aa gene encoding SIN3 transcription regulator family member Aa isoform X1 codes for MKRRLEEQEPVFASQQRRLTCSTEAFQHRVLAPAPAAYEAVGDSMQPTAGNIQYSVPQGYQVPTVPQTSSGHVHTPSPTVHHHNPVVQPHGPPVMQCHTHPPASAQGQQQFQRLKVEDALSYLDQVKLQFGNQPQVYNDFLDIMKEFKSQSIDTPGVISRVSQLFKGHPDLIMGFNTFLPPGYKIEVATNDLVNVTTPGQIHHITPHGISVSQIPLSGPPTPHQPQVPAPTTTSAPPPPTQPTPTKMSKQPLQSPVLTPSSQPNPSIPAYASPQSPTLQPHTPISGTPNAPLLQNNQPVEFNHAINYVNKIKNRFQGQPDIYKAFLEILHTYQKEQRNAKEAGGNYTPALTEQEVYAQVAQLFKNQEDLLSEFGQFLPDANSSVLLSKTTAEKAESVRNDHGGTAKKLQLNNKQRPNQNGCQIRMLSGTVATPPVKKKLKLLNLKDSSLVEASKHGDGTESLFFEKVRKALRSAEAYDNFLRCLVIFNQEVISRAELVQLVLPFLGRFPELFNWFKNFLGYREMSHTERYPKERALEGIAMEIDYASCKRLGSSYRALPKSYTQPKCTGRTPLCKEVLNDTWVSFPSWSEDSTFVSSKKTQYEEHIYRCEDERFELDVVLETNLATIRMLETVQRKLSRMSAEEQAKFRLDNTLGGSSEVIHRKAIQRIYGEKAPDIIDGLKKNPAISVPIVLKRLKTKEEEWREAQRGFNKIWREQNEKYYLKSLDHQGINFKQNDTKVLRSKTLLNEIESIYDERQEQASEENTAMPSGPHLTLTYKDSQILEDAAALIIHHVKRQVGIQKEDKYKIKQIIHHLIPDMLFAQRGELSDLEEEEEMELDEAVAKKHNGVTQGGSPNKSSKLLFCNTGAQKLRSCTEAYNLFYVNNNWYIFLRLHQTLCSRLMRIYGQAERQIEEDIRERDWEREVLGLKRDKNDNPAIQLRLKEPMDIEVEDYYSAFLEMVRNLLDGNMEPAQYEDSLREMFTIHAYTAFTMDKLIQSIVRQLQHIVSDEICVQVTDLYLAEGTNGATGGPLPTQTSRASTEGCYQRKAEQIMSDENCFKLMFLKNRGHVQLTVELLDTEEENSDEPMGAERWSDYVGRYLNSDSTSPELREHLAQKPVFLPRNLRRIRKYQRGREQLEKEASEGEKKSTENAENLKMECMFKLNSYKMVYVFKSEDYMYRRTALLRAHQSHERVSTRLHKRFQAWVDIWVKEHVTRDMAAETNKWLMGEGRDGLVPCTTTRELEILHFMNINKYRVKYGSPFKAP; via the exons ATGAAACGGCGCTTGGAGGAACAGGAACCGGTATTTGCGTCCCAACAGCGGCGCCTCACCTGCAGCACGGAGGCTTTCCAGCACCGTGTCCTGGCCCCGGCGCCTGCCGCATACGAGGCCGTGGGCGACAGCATGCAGCCTACCGCAGGCAACATTCAGTATTCTGTCCCACAGGGCTACCAG GTCCCCACGGTGCCACAGACCTCGAGTGGTCATGTGCACACCCCTAGCCCAACTGTACACCACCACAACCCAGTGGTCCAGCCCCACGGGCCCCCTGTGATGCAGTGCCACACTCACCCCCCTGCCTCAGCCCAGGGCCAGCAGCAATTCCAGAGGCTCAAG gtgGAAGATGCTCTGTCTTACCTGGACCAAGTGAAACTCCAGTTTGGCAACCAACCTCAAGTCTACAATGACTTCCTGGACATCATGAAGGAGTTCAAGTCTCAAAG CATTGACACTCCAGGGGTGATAAGCAGGGTATCCCAGCTCTTCAAAGGCCACCCCGACCTCATTATGGGATTCAACACCTTCCTGCCACCGGGCTACAAGATTGAGGTTGCGACCAACGACCTGGTCAATGTAACCACGCCGGGTCAGATCCACCACATCACCCCTCACGGCATTTCTGTCTCACAAATCCCCCTGTCGGGACCACCCACCCCGCACCAGCCCCAGGTGCCAGCTCCCACCACCACCTCTGCACCACCCCCTCCCACACAGCCAACCCCTACCAAGATGAGCAAG CAGCCACTGCAATCTCCAGTCCTCACGCCAAGCAGCCAGCCCAATCCGTCCATCCCTGCCTATGCCTCCCCCCAATCCCCAACGCTGCAGCCCCACACACCGATCAGTGGCACGCCCAATGCCCCTCTGCTGCAGAACAACCAGCCTGTGGAGTTCAATCATGCCATCAACTACGTCAACAAGATCAAGAACCGTTTCCAGGGTCAGCCGGACATCTACAAAGCCTTCCTGGAGATCCTGCACACCTACCAG AAGGAGCAGCGGAATGCTAAGGAGGCAGGAGGGAACTACACCCCAGCCCTGACAGAGCAGGAGGTCTATGCCCAGGTGGCCCAGCTCTTCAAGAACCAGGAGGACCTTCTCTCTGAGTTTGGCCAGTTCTTACCAGATGCCAACAGCTCGGTG CTGTTAAGCAAGACGACAGCAGAAAAGGCGGAGTCTGTGCGGAATGACCATGGTGGCACAGCGAAGAAGCTGCAGCTCAACAACAAACAGAGGCCCAATCAGAACGGTTGCCAGATCCGCATGCTCTCTGGGACGGTTGCCACACCCCCTGTCAAG AAGAAGCTCAAGTTACTGAATTTGAAAGACTCGTCCCTGGTAGAAGCCAGCAAACATGGAGATGGCACAGAATCTCTGTTCTTTGAGAAG gTGCGGAAGGCCTTGCGGAGTGCAGAGGCCTATGACAACTTCCTGCGTTGTTTGGTTATCTTCAACCAAGAGGTCATCTCCAGGGCTGAGCTGGTGCAACTGGTGCTGCCTTTCCTGGG GAGATTCCCCGAACTGTTCAATTGGTTCAAGAACTTCCTAGGATACCGGGAAATGTCCCACACTGAGCGCTATCCCAAGGAGCGTGCCTTGGAGGGCATTGCCATGGAGATCGACTATGCTTCCTGCAAGCGACTGGGCTCGAGCTACAGAGCACTGCCGAAGAGCTACACGCAGCCCAAGTGCACCGGGAGAACGCCACTGTGCAAAGAG GTCCTCAATGACACCTGGGTGTCCTTCCCTTCCTGGTCTGAAGACTCCACCTTTGTGAGCTCCAAAAAGACCCAGTATGAGGAGCACATCTACAGATGTGAGGATGAACGCTTCGAG CTTGACGTGGTGCTGGAGACCAACCTGGCCACCATCCGCATGCTGGAGACCGTACAAAGAAAACTGTCCCGTATGTCTGCCGAGGAGCAGGCTAAGTTCCGCCTGGACAACACGCTGGGAGGCTCCTCGGAAGTCATCCATCGCAAGGCCATCCAGAGGATATACGGTGAAAAGGCCCCTGACATCATCGATGGGCTCAAGAAGAACCCTGCCATTTCTGTTCCCATTGTGCTGAAGAG GTTAAAAACCAAGGAGGAGGAGTGGCGGGAAGCCCAGAGGGGCTTCAACAAGATCTGGAGGGAGCAGAATGAGAAGTACTACTTGAAGTCTCTcgaccaccaaggtatcaacTTCAAACAGAACGACACCAAGGTGCTACGATCCAAGACActgctcaatgagattgagagCATCTACGACGAG CGACAGGAACAGGCGTCGGAGGAGAACACCGCGATGCCCAGCGGCCCCCACCTGACTTTGACCTACAAGGACAGCCAGATCCTGGAGGATGCTGCCGCCCTCATCATCCACCACGTCAAGAGGCAGGTCGGCATCCAGAAGGAGGATAAGTACAAGATCAAACAAATCATTCACCACTTGATCCCAGACATGCTGTTCGCCCAGCGCGGCGAGCTCTCGGAcctggaggaagaagaggagatggAGCTGGATGAGGCCGTGGCCAAGAAGCACAATGGCGTCACGCAAGGCGGAAGCCCCAACAAGTCCTCCAAGCTCCTCTTCTGCAACACGGGTGCCCAGAAGCTGCGAAGTTGCACCGAGGCCTACAATCTATTTTACGTCAACAATAACTGGTACATCTTCCTGCGGCTACACCAGACACTGTGCTCGCGGCTGATGCGGATCTACGGGCAGGCGGAGAGACAAATTGAAGAGGACATCCGGGAGcgtgactgggagagagaggtgcTGGGCCTCAAGCGAGACAAGAATGACAACCCTGCCATCCAGCTGAGACTGAAAGAGCCCA TGGATATAGAGGTGGAGGACTACTACTCTGCCTTCCTGGAGATGGTGCGGAACCTTCTGGATGGCAACATGGAGCCGGCTCAGTACGAGGACTCCCTCCGGGAGATGTTCACCATCCATGCCTACACCGCCTTCACCATGGACAAACTAATCCAGAGCATCGTCAGGCAG CTCCAGCACATAGTGAGTGACGAGATCTGTGTGCAGGTGACAGACCTGTACTTAGCAGAGGGCACCAACGGGGCCACCGGAGGTCCCCTTCCCACCCAGACATCCAGAGCTTCCACAGAGGGATGCTACCAGCGCAAGGCGGAACAGATCATGTCCGATGAGAATTGCTTCAAG CTTATGTTTCTAAAGAACAGAGGCCATGTTCAACTGACAGTGGAGCTTCTGGACACCGAGGAGGAGAACTCCGATGAACCCATGGGGGCAGAG CGCTGGTCAGATTACGTGGGTCGCTACCTGAATTCTGACTCTACCTCTCCAGAGTTGCGGGAACACCTTGCTCAGAAACCTGTCTTCCTTCCCAG GAACCTCCGTCGGATACGGAAGTACCAAAGGGGTAGGGAGCAGCTAGAGAAGGAGGCcagcgagggagagaaaaagtCCACGGAGAATGCTGAGAACCTTAAAATGGAATGTATGTTCAAGCTCAACTCATACAAGATGGTTTATGTCTTCAAGTCTGAGGACTACATGTACCGACGCACTGCCTTGCTGCGAGCTCACCAG TCACACGAGAGAGTGAGCACTCGGTTGCACAAGCGCTTCCAGGCCTGGGTCGACATCTGGGTGAAGGAGCATGTCACTCGCGACATGGCCGCTGAGACCAACAAGTGGCTGATGGGAGAGGGGCGTGACGGCCTGGTGCCGTGCACCACCACCCGCGAGCTGGAGATCCTCCACTTCATGAACATCAACAAGTACCGGGTCAAATACGGCTCACCCTTCAAAGCACCATAA
- the sin3aa gene encoding SIN3 transcription regulator family member Aa isoform X3 — protein sequence MKRRLEEQEPVFASQQRRLTCSTEAFQHRVLAPAPAAYEAVGDSMQPTAGNIQYSVPQGYQVPTVPQTSSGHVHTPSPTVHHHNPVVQPHGPPVMQCHTHPPASAQGQQQFQRLKVEDALSYLDQVKLQFGNQPQVYNDFLDIMKEFKSQSIDTPGVISRVSQLFKGHPDLIMGFNTFLPPGYKIEVATNDLVNVTTPGQIHHITPHGISVSQIPLSGPPTPHQPQVPAPTTTSAPPPPTQPTPTKMSKQPLQSPVLTPSSQPNPSIPAYASPQSPTLQPHTPISGTPNAPLLQNNQPVEFNHAINYVNKIKNRFQGQPDIYKAFLEILHTYQKEQRNAKEAGGNYTPALTEQEVYAQVAQLFKNQEDLLSEFGQFLPDANSSVLLSKTTAEKAESVRNDHGGTAKKLQLNNKQRPNQNGCQIRMLSGTVATPPVKKLKLLNLKDSSLVEASKHGDGTESLFFEKVRKALRSAEAYDNFLRCLVIFNQEVISRAELVQLVLPFLGRFPELFNWFKNFLGYREMSHTERYPKERALEGIAMEIDYASCKRLGSSYRALPKSYTQPKCTGRTPLCKEVLNDTWVSFPSWSEDSTFVSSKKTQYEEHIYRCEDERFELDVVLETNLATIRMLETVQRKLSRMSAEEQAKFRLDNTLGGSSEVIHRKAIQRIYGEKAPDIIDGLKKNPAISVPIVLKRLKTKEEEWREAQRGFNKIWREQNEKYYLKSLDHQGINFKQNDTKVLRSKTLLNEIESIYDERQEQASEENTAMPSGPHLTLTYKDSQILEDAAALIIHHVKRQVGIQKEDKYKIKQIIHHLIPDMLFAQRGELSDLEEEEEMELDEAVAKKHNGVTQGGSPNKSSKLLFCNTGAQKLRSCTEAYNLFYVNNNWYIFLRLHQTLCSRLMRIYGQAERQIEEDIRERDWEREVLGLKRDKNDNPAIQLRLKEPMDIEVEDYYSAFLEMVRNLLDGNMEPAQYEDSLREMFTIHAYTAFTMDKLIQSIVRQLQHIVSDEICVQVTDLYLAEGTNGATGGPLPTQTSRASTEGCYQRKAEQIMSDENCFKLMFLKNRGHVQLTVELLDTEEENSDEPMGAERWSDYVGRYLNSDSTSPELREHLAQKPVFLPRNLRRIRKYQRGREQLEKEASEGEKKSTENAENLKMECMFKLNSYKMVYVFKSEDYMYRRTALLRAHQSHERVSTRLHKRFQAWVDIWVKEHVTRDMAAETNKWLMGEGRDGLVPCTTTRELEILHFMNINKYRVKYGSPFKAP from the exons ATGAAACGGCGCTTGGAGGAACAGGAACCGGTATTTGCGTCCCAACAGCGGCGCCTCACCTGCAGCACGGAGGCTTTCCAGCACCGTGTCCTGGCCCCGGCGCCTGCCGCATACGAGGCCGTGGGCGACAGCATGCAGCCTACCGCAGGCAACATTCAGTATTCTGTCCCACAGGGCTACCAG GTCCCCACGGTGCCACAGACCTCGAGTGGTCATGTGCACACCCCTAGCCCAACTGTACACCACCACAACCCAGTGGTCCAGCCCCACGGGCCCCCTGTGATGCAGTGCCACACTCACCCCCCTGCCTCAGCCCAGGGCCAGCAGCAATTCCAGAGGCTCAAG gtgGAAGATGCTCTGTCTTACCTGGACCAAGTGAAACTCCAGTTTGGCAACCAACCTCAAGTCTACAATGACTTCCTGGACATCATGAAGGAGTTCAAGTCTCAAAG CATTGACACTCCAGGGGTGATAAGCAGGGTATCCCAGCTCTTCAAAGGCCACCCCGACCTCATTATGGGATTCAACACCTTCCTGCCACCGGGCTACAAGATTGAGGTTGCGACCAACGACCTGGTCAATGTAACCACGCCGGGTCAGATCCACCACATCACCCCTCACGGCATTTCTGTCTCACAAATCCCCCTGTCGGGACCACCCACCCCGCACCAGCCCCAGGTGCCAGCTCCCACCACCACCTCTGCACCACCCCCTCCCACACAGCCAACCCCTACCAAGATGAGCAAG CAGCCACTGCAATCTCCAGTCCTCACGCCAAGCAGCCAGCCCAATCCGTCCATCCCTGCCTATGCCTCCCCCCAATCCCCAACGCTGCAGCCCCACACACCGATCAGTGGCACGCCCAATGCCCCTCTGCTGCAGAACAACCAGCCTGTGGAGTTCAATCATGCCATCAACTACGTCAACAAGATCAAGAACCGTTTCCAGGGTCAGCCGGACATCTACAAAGCCTTCCTGGAGATCCTGCACACCTACCAG AAGGAGCAGCGGAATGCTAAGGAGGCAGGAGGGAACTACACCCCAGCCCTGACAGAGCAGGAGGTCTATGCCCAGGTGGCCCAGCTCTTCAAGAACCAGGAGGACCTTCTCTCTGAGTTTGGCCAGTTCTTACCAGATGCCAACAGCTCGGTG CTGTTAAGCAAGACGACAGCAGAAAAGGCGGAGTCTGTGCGGAATGACCATGGTGGCACAGCGAAGAAGCTGCAGCTCAACAACAAACAGAGGCCCAATCAGAACGGTTGCCAGATCCGCATGCTCTCTGGGACGGTTGCCACACCCCCTGTCAAG AAGCTCAAGTTACTGAATTTGAAAGACTCGTCCCTGGTAGAAGCCAGCAAACATGGAGATGGCACAGAATCTCTGTTCTTTGAGAAG gTGCGGAAGGCCTTGCGGAGTGCAGAGGCCTATGACAACTTCCTGCGTTGTTTGGTTATCTTCAACCAAGAGGTCATCTCCAGGGCTGAGCTGGTGCAACTGGTGCTGCCTTTCCTGGG GAGATTCCCCGAACTGTTCAATTGGTTCAAGAACTTCCTAGGATACCGGGAAATGTCCCACACTGAGCGCTATCCCAAGGAGCGTGCCTTGGAGGGCATTGCCATGGAGATCGACTATGCTTCCTGCAAGCGACTGGGCTCGAGCTACAGAGCACTGCCGAAGAGCTACACGCAGCCCAAGTGCACCGGGAGAACGCCACTGTGCAAAGAG GTCCTCAATGACACCTGGGTGTCCTTCCCTTCCTGGTCTGAAGACTCCACCTTTGTGAGCTCCAAAAAGACCCAGTATGAGGAGCACATCTACAGATGTGAGGATGAACGCTTCGAG CTTGACGTGGTGCTGGAGACCAACCTGGCCACCATCCGCATGCTGGAGACCGTACAAAGAAAACTGTCCCGTATGTCTGCCGAGGAGCAGGCTAAGTTCCGCCTGGACAACACGCTGGGAGGCTCCTCGGAAGTCATCCATCGCAAGGCCATCCAGAGGATATACGGTGAAAAGGCCCCTGACATCATCGATGGGCTCAAGAAGAACCCTGCCATTTCTGTTCCCATTGTGCTGAAGAG GTTAAAAACCAAGGAGGAGGAGTGGCGGGAAGCCCAGAGGGGCTTCAACAAGATCTGGAGGGAGCAGAATGAGAAGTACTACTTGAAGTCTCTcgaccaccaaggtatcaacTTCAAACAGAACGACACCAAGGTGCTACGATCCAAGACActgctcaatgagattgagagCATCTACGACGAG CGACAGGAACAGGCGTCGGAGGAGAACACCGCGATGCCCAGCGGCCCCCACCTGACTTTGACCTACAAGGACAGCCAGATCCTGGAGGATGCTGCCGCCCTCATCATCCACCACGTCAAGAGGCAGGTCGGCATCCAGAAGGAGGATAAGTACAAGATCAAACAAATCATTCACCACTTGATCCCAGACATGCTGTTCGCCCAGCGCGGCGAGCTCTCGGAcctggaggaagaagaggagatggAGCTGGATGAGGCCGTGGCCAAGAAGCACAATGGCGTCACGCAAGGCGGAAGCCCCAACAAGTCCTCCAAGCTCCTCTTCTGCAACACGGGTGCCCAGAAGCTGCGAAGTTGCACCGAGGCCTACAATCTATTTTACGTCAACAATAACTGGTACATCTTCCTGCGGCTACACCAGACACTGTGCTCGCGGCTGATGCGGATCTACGGGCAGGCGGAGAGACAAATTGAAGAGGACATCCGGGAGcgtgactgggagagagaggtgcTGGGCCTCAAGCGAGACAAGAATGACAACCCTGCCATCCAGCTGAGACTGAAAGAGCCCA TGGATATAGAGGTGGAGGACTACTACTCTGCCTTCCTGGAGATGGTGCGGAACCTTCTGGATGGCAACATGGAGCCGGCTCAGTACGAGGACTCCCTCCGGGAGATGTTCACCATCCATGCCTACACCGCCTTCACCATGGACAAACTAATCCAGAGCATCGTCAGGCAG CTCCAGCACATAGTGAGTGACGAGATCTGTGTGCAGGTGACAGACCTGTACTTAGCAGAGGGCACCAACGGGGCCACCGGAGGTCCCCTTCCCACCCAGACATCCAGAGCTTCCACAGAGGGATGCTACCAGCGCAAGGCGGAACAGATCATGTCCGATGAGAATTGCTTCAAG CTTATGTTTCTAAAGAACAGAGGCCATGTTCAACTGACAGTGGAGCTTCTGGACACCGAGGAGGAGAACTCCGATGAACCCATGGGGGCAGAG CGCTGGTCAGATTACGTGGGTCGCTACCTGAATTCTGACTCTACCTCTCCAGAGTTGCGGGAACACCTTGCTCAGAAACCTGTCTTCCTTCCCAG GAACCTCCGTCGGATACGGAAGTACCAAAGGGGTAGGGAGCAGCTAGAGAAGGAGGCcagcgagggagagaaaaagtCCACGGAGAATGCTGAGAACCTTAAAATGGAATGTATGTTCAAGCTCAACTCATACAAGATGGTTTATGTCTTCAAGTCTGAGGACTACATGTACCGACGCACTGCCTTGCTGCGAGCTCACCAG TCACACGAGAGAGTGAGCACTCGGTTGCACAAGCGCTTCCAGGCCTGGGTCGACATCTGGGTGAAGGAGCATGTCACTCGCGACATGGCCGCTGAGACCAACAAGTGGCTGATGGGAGAGGGGCGTGACGGCCTGGTGCCGTGCACCACCACCCGCGAGCTGGAGATCCTCCACTTCATGAACATCAACAAGTACCGGGTCAAATACGGCTCACCCTTCAAAGCACCATAA